One window of the Artemia franciscana unplaced genomic scaffold, ASM3288406v1 Scaffold_3382, whole genome shotgun sequence genome contains the following:
- the LOC136043164 gene encoding piggyBac transposable element-derived protein 3-like, which translates to MTNRAMSAVLQLFFSGPSQRPRRLRVNQQQILNIFDQIDSDISDTDLLDSDEEQDDYDPRPNAGTAAVNSRESASTEGEEVDVRPPPRKGRTKVWKKKKFGKAYKSTAPSLPVPGHDEPINYFAEYLTEDFFEITANQTNLYSVQKTGKSIDTNAVEMKKFFGIHVAMGVFNLPQYRMYWGTRTRIPLIADTMNFNRFSRLRSFVHLVDNTSKDPDNLDRLWKVRPIIDIVQKKTQTISPSEHLSCDEQMVPFTGNLDIKQYIREKPCPWGIKIFVLCNADGRVLSFEIYQGKKTNMLKSTKALASEQVWF; encoded by the coding sequence ATGACGAACAGGGCAATGAGTGCAGTTTTACAACTATTTTTTTCAGGTCCTTCGCAGCGTCCAAGGCGTTTGCGCGTCAACCAGCAgcaaattttgaacatttttgatcaaattgatagTGACATCTCCGATACAGACCTTCTGGATAGCGACGAGGAGCAGGACGATTACGACCCTCGACCCAATGCAGGAACGGCAGCAGTGAATTCCAGGGAAAGTGCATCAACTGAAGGCGAGGAAGTTGATGTAAGGCCTCCACCGAGGAAGGGCAGAACCAAGgtttggaagaagaaaaaatttggtaaagCTTATAAAAGCACAGCCCCAAGTCTACCTGTACCAGGTCATGATGAGCCTATAAACTATTTTGCGGAATATCTAACAGaagatttttttgaaatcacTGCGAACCAAACCAACCTGTACTCCGTCCAGAAGACTGGAAAATCCATTGATACTAACGCAGTCgaaatgaagaagttttttgggATTCACGTTGCCATGGGGGTTTTCAATCTCCCACAATACCGGATGTACTGGGGTACACGAACGCGCATCCCACTCATCGCTGATACGATGAACTTCAACAGATTTTCCCGCCTTCGGTCCTTCGTTCACTTGGTTGATAATACTTCCAAAGACCCTGATAACTTGGATCGTCTTTGGAAAGTGCGACCTATTATTGATATTGTGCAGAAGAAAACGCAGACTATTTCTCCGTCTGAGCACCTCTCCTGTGACGAGCAGATGGTCCCTTTTACTGGAAACCTTGATATCAAACAGTATATTCGGGAAAAACCTTGCCCATGGGGCATCAAAATCTTCGTGCTGTGTAATGCGGATGGAAGAGTActctcttttgaaatttatcaGGGCAAAAAGACGAACATGCTGAAGAGTACAAAAGCTTTGGCCTCGGAGCAGGTATGGTTTTGA